The sequence TGAGGTGGTCGAAAGGGTATCGCCGGGATAGACGATGGCCCCAAAGCGACCTCCGGCGTAGCCGAGATTGGCAATGGCGTTGAGTGAAATATCGGGGACAGTCTTGCCAAACACGATATGGAAAACGAGCAGACTATCGAGCGGCGCTCGCGCTAAGCCAAGCGCCTGGGCAAACGGGGTTGATGAGGTCAGTGCAAAGCGGGAACCGTAGAGCGATGTGTAGAGCGCCACATCGCCCTCGGTGACGGTACGTGGTGTCGCATGCACAATTGTTTGCCCGACGCGAAAATCCTCGAAGAAGTTACCGGGATTGGTCTTGACACTCATCCCTTATCTCCTTTTGCGCAAGCGCAGCACTAGAAGCCGTATGCCTTCGCCAGTTCGGGGTCTTTTTTCGCAATCATGCGGGCCAGATCGACAATGACCTTGGCTTGCTTCCAAGTTGCGTCATCTTGCATCTTGCCGTCGATCATCGCTACTCCCGAACCATCGGGCATCGCTTCGAGAATCCGTTTGGCAAACAATACTTCATTCACATCAGGGCTGAAGACGCGCTTGGCAATCGGAATCTGGTTGGGCGCCAGTGACCATGCGCCGGTACAGCCGAGCAGGAAAGCGTTGCGGAACTGGGCTTCGCAGGCTGCTTCGTCTTTGATGTCACCAAACGGGCCATAGAAGGCGCGCAGGCCGTGCGCGACGGCGACATCAACCATGCGGGCAATTGTGTAGTGCCACAGGTCTTGCTGGTAGAAGGGCCGTTCGGTCTGGCCTTCTTGGGGGTCGGCGAGAACGCCGTAGAATGGGTGCCCGCCGCCGACGCGCGTCGTCTTCATACCACGTGAAGCAGCCAGATCGGCTGGGCCGAGGCTGAAACCGTGCATGCGGGGGCTAGCGCCGGCAATTGCCTCCAGATTGACCATACCCTGGGCGGTTTCGAGCAGCGCATGGATCAGGATCGGTTTCTGGATGTGGTATTTGGCTTCGAGCAAGGCCAAAAATTGATCAACAAAGTGAATATCCCATGGGCCTTCAACTTTGGGGATCATGATTACATCGAGTTTGTTCCCTACCGCAGCGACGATTTCGGTGATGTCGTCGAGTACCCATGGGCTGTTGAGTGCATTCACCCGTACCCAGAGCGCAGTATCGCCAAAATCGGTATTGCGCACAACTTCGATGAAGCCGGCGCGAGCCGCCTCTTTGGCGTCTACCGGAATGGCATCTTCGAGATTACCGCAGAGAACGTCTACCTGTTTGGCGACTTCAGGAATGCGGGCACGAATCTTTTCAACGTGGGGCGGGAAGAAGTGAACGACTCGTTCGGGACGCACCGGTAGTTCGCGAATGGGTTGCGGTGCGCCGATAGCGAGAGGGTTGTAGAAGTTGCGGGGTAGTTTGTGCATACATCCTCCTCTGATACAATTATGAAGGGTGTCGTACTCTCATCGCAGAAAAGCAATTATCGTCCGTCTGGTCCGGCCACGATGCCTTCGTCGTGCAAGCGACCCACTTCCCCTTCGCTCAGGCCAAGCACCTCAAGCAAAATCTCGTCGGTGTGTTCGCCAAGGCGCGGCGCAGGTTGCGCAGGCAGCCGTGGTACCTGACTGAAATCGAGCGGTGAGGCTGGCATCAGATAGCTCCCGATACCGGGCTGTTCGACCATCGCGAACATCGGGTTGTCGGTTGAACAATCGGGGTCCTGAGCAATCGCTTCGCGTACTGTGCGGTATGGTGCCCAAGTAACCTGGTGCTGCTCGAAGATGCGGCGTACTTCCGCAAGGGTACGGGCGTGGAACCAGGGTTCGAGCAGCGCAGCAATTTCGTGGCGGGCGCGGAATCGGTCGCCTTCCTCATCCATGTTAAGACCGAGACGTTCGCCCAGGGCCTGAAATGCAGCCGTCAGACCGGTTGCTTTGCCCAGAGCTTTCCACTGCGAGCTGGTCAGACCAACCACCATCACCCGCTTACCGTCAAGGGTCTCGAAATCGCGACCAAATGCGCCGTAGAGATAGTTTCCCTGTTTAGGGCGGTCGGTATCGTTGATCATCACCTCGGCGATCATACCCAGGTGACCGATCATCGCCAAACCAACATCTTTGAGTGCGATTTTGACCAGTTGCCCTTCGCCGGTTAAGCGCCGGTGACGTTCGGCAGCCAGGAGGCCGAGCGCGATCATCTGGCCGGTCACAATATCCCAGGCCGGTAAGACATGGTTGACGACATCGGGTGAAGTGACCGGCCCCGTCATAAACGGCAGCCCGAGCTGCGGATTAACCGTGTAATCTACTTCCGAGCCGCCGTCCCGTCGTCCAACCAGGTTGACCATAATGAGATCGGCACGGTGCTGTTTGAGATGGTCGTAGCTAAGCCAGCCACGGGCCGGAAAGTTGGTGATGAACAGACCAGCATTCTCGCCGGGCGCACAGATGAGCTGCGTGAGCAGCTCTTGCCCGCGCGGATGGCGGATGTCAATCGCAATTGATCGTTTGCCCTTATTAAGCCCGGCCCAGAACAAACTATGTTTGCCATCGAGGGTGACCGGCCAGCGTTTGTAATCTAGCCCGCCTCCAATTGGATCGAAGCGAATGACATCGGCTCCTAGTTGCGCCAGTGTCATGCCGCCGAGCGGCGCAGCAACGAAAGCTGAACCTTCAACCACTCGCAAACCGTGCAAAATACCGTTCATGCGTCTTCCTCATCACAGCACGCTGTTATCGTCATACGAATACCTTTGCGACATCGTCGCGAGGACGGTGGTAGATTCGCACGTAGCCGTACACGTCGGCTGCGCGTGGACCCGGCTGGGTCGCTCGTTCGTGCACTTCCTCGAGCAGAACCGGAGAGATAGGCACCAGCGATGGATGTCGTGAGCAGGTGTGAAGCAGGAACCCACGACCATCCCATCTACACTTCACCCTACGCCGGGTAGCGGAAACCGTCTGGCAAGACATTCCCGGTGTGTATGGGGTATCTGCCGGTATCACCCTAAATCACCCGCTTCGCCCGTAACTCACCAATTTCTGTTTCGCTCATTCCCAGCCATTCCTTGAGCACCTCTTCCGTGTGTTCACCAAGTTTCGGGCCGAGGGTGCGAATACTGCCAGGCGTTTCGGAGAGCTTGGGCACAACGTTCGGCATGATCAGCGTTTCACCAATATCTTCGGCATCAATCGCAACCAGATTGCGCCGGGCGTGAACGTGGCGATCACCGAAAAAGTCGGCAATGTCGTTGAGCGGCGCGGCTGGCGTGGCCGTTGCGTAGCATCGCTCAAGCACTTCAGCGCGAGTCAGCGAGCTACACCAGTCACGAACAATCTCGTTTACATCACTGGCGTGTGCCAGACGTACCTTCTGGTCGCCGTAGACACTCGATGACGCCAGTTCCGGGCGCCCCATTGCATTCGCCAGGCGCGCAAAGAGTTTGTCGGTCGCACACGAAATCGCGACCCACTTACCGTCTTTCGTCTGGAAGTGACCGTGCGGACAGGCAAATTCGTTATAGTGCGATCCGTGGCGCTCACGCACTTTGCGATACATGCCGTAGGCTGGCACCAGCTCGTCACTACAGCGGAAGACCGACTCGTACAATGCGGCATCAACGTACTGGCCACATCCGGTCTGCTCACGGTAACGCAAGGCCAGCAAAACCCCAATACAACCGTAGAGGCCGGTCATGTAGTCGGCGAGGGTGGTTGAACCCGGTGTTACCGGCGTGCCTCTGGGCATGCCGGCCAGATACGCAATACCGCCCACGGCGTGGGCAATACGGGCAAAGCCGGGGCGATCACGATAGGGGCCGGTCTGGCCGTAGCCGGTCACCCGTAGCATAATCAGCCGTGGATTAATCTTATGCAATACCTCCCAACCTAGTCCCCACTTTTCGAGCGTGCCCGGACGAAAGTTTTCACAGAGTACGTCAGCCTGCGCAATCAGTTCTTTGAATACCCGCGCCCCGTCAGGATGTTGGAGGTTGAGCGTCACCGAGCGCTTGTTGCGCGACTCGCTCAGCCAGGTCAACGTATCGCCGCGGGAAGTGGGGGTACCGAAGCGACGTAACGCATCGCCGCCGATAGGATGTTCCACCTTCAAAACGTCGGCGCCAAACTCACCGAGTAATGTAGCACAAAACGGCGCGGCAATTACCGTCGCCGCATCAATAACCTTGATTCCGGCCAGAGGTAATGTTGTTGTAGTTTCGCCCATGCGTTTCACCTCAATGTTATGAACGTGTTCAGCGTCTGGTATGGAAACTTCACTTTCGCCTCGGCCTCCTTCCCCGGCTATATGAACGAGGAAGA comes from Chloroflexus sp. Y-396-1 and encodes:
- a CDS encoding CoA ester lyase; translation: MHKLPRNFYNPLAIGAPQPIRELPVRPERVVHFFPPHVEKIRARIPEVAKQVDVLCGNLEDAIPVDAKEAARAGFIEVVRNTDFGDTALWVRVNALNSPWVLDDITEIVAAVGNKLDVIMIPKVEGPWDIHFVDQFLALLEAKYHIQKPILIHALLETAQGMVNLEAIAGASPRMHGFSLGPADLAASRGMKTTRVGGGHPFYGVLADPQEGQTERPFYQQDLWHYTIARMVDVAVAHGLRAFYGPFGDIKDEAACEAQFRNAFLLGCTGAWSLAPNQIPIAKRVFSPDVNEVLFAKRILEAMPDGSGVAMIDGKMQDDATWKQAKVIVDLARMIAKKDPELAKAYGF
- a CDS encoding 2-methylfumaryl-CoA isomerase, whose amino-acid sequence is MNGILHGLRVVEGSAFVAAPLGGMTLAQLGADVIRFDPIGGGLDYKRWPVTLDGKHSLFWAGLNKGKRSIAIDIRHPRGQELLTQLICAPGENAGLFITNFPARGWLSYDHLKQHRADLIMVNLVGRRDGGSEVDYTVNPQLGLPFMTGPVTSPDVVNHVLPAWDIVTGQMIALGLLAAERHRRLTGEGQLVKIALKDVGLAMIGHLGMIAEVMINDTDRPKQGNYLYGAFGRDFETLDGKRVMVVGLTSSQWKALGKATGLTAAFQALGERLGLNMDEEGDRFRARHEIAALLEPWFHARTLAEVRRIFEQHQVTWAPYRTVREAIAQDPDCSTDNPMFAMVEQPGIGSYLMPASPLDFSQVPRLPAQPAPRLGEHTDEILLEVLGLSEGEVGRLHDEGIVAGPDGR
- a CDS encoding CaiB/BaiF CoA-transferase family protein: MGETTTTLPLAGIKVIDAATVIAAPFCATLLGEFGADVLKVEHPIGGDALRRFGTPTSRGDTLTWLSESRNKRSVTLNLQHPDGARVFKELIAQADVLCENFRPGTLEKWGLGWEVLHKINPRLIMLRVTGYGQTGPYRDRPGFARIAHAVGGIAYLAGMPRGTPVTPGSTTLADYMTGLYGCIGVLLALRYREQTGCGQYVDAALYESVFRCSDELVPAYGMYRKVRERHGSHYNEFACPHGHFQTKDGKWVAISCATDKLFARLANAMGRPELASSSVYGDQKVRLAHASDVNEIVRDWCSSLTRAEVLERCYATATPAAPLNDIADFFGDRHVHARRNLVAIDAEDIGETLIMPNVVPKLSETPGSIRTLGPKLGEHTEEVLKEWLGMSETEIGELRAKRVI